In Agarivorans gilvus, one genomic interval encodes:
- a CDS encoding alpha-amylase family glycosyl hydrolase, which yields MLKHLRAGALPLAIAAGLSACGSSSEEPSSTELPIGEATAESLMDLSAVALDDQPALAADWYKGAVFMEIFVRSYKDSDGDGIGDFKGLTSQLDYLAELGIQGIWLLPFNQSSDHDHGYEVVDHRRIESDYGTRADFDEFLTQAHARGIGVIGDYLINHSSGDNPIFIDSDNNAGGKRDWYNWRSENPGWLNWSNSPSWHEGRYGYYYGIFQSNMPDFNFDNPDVVEFHYNNLRYWLNAGMDGFRFDATTHLVENGPTQWAGQPENAAIMYGIQQVVMQDYSNRFMICEDSSSSVAAAQSDFCGSAFAFYLNYSIMQGVNSGSTDNTDIVDWLHNDTLSSMGLLLANHDSFAGMRVYEQFSGDLAKYRLASATLLTLPGQPFVYYGEEIGMGHTSNSGGDYLLRAPMSWTADGGFTSGTPYRAIAHNAAQFNVASQVADTDSLYHHYKRLIQLRNTTPALREGDIEVLHEGEVLAYRRSLGDEHVLVVLNYSNNVQNPSIPLGLLSAQLNPLADFGASSVTSDSNGDLNLNLSGQEIRIYQY from the coding sequence ATGCTAAAACATCTCCGCGCAGGCGCTCTGCCTCTAGCCATAGCAGCAGGCCTAAGCGCATGCGGCTCAAGTTCTGAGGAGCCCTCTTCAACTGAGCTGCCGATTGGCGAGGCCACAGCTGAAAGCTTAATGGACTTAAGCGCCGTCGCCTTAGATGACCAACCTGCCTTAGCAGCCGATTGGTACAAAGGCGCAGTATTCATGGAAATCTTTGTACGCAGCTATAAAGATTCCGATGGTGATGGGATAGGTGATTTTAAGGGCCTCACATCTCAACTGGATTATCTAGCAGAGCTGGGTATTCAAGGAATATGGTTATTGCCCTTTAATCAAAGCTCAGACCATGACCATGGCTACGAGGTGGTTGATCATCGCCGTATTGAAAGTGACTATGGTACCCGTGCAGACTTTGATGAATTTTTAACCCAAGCGCATGCTCGCGGTATAGGGGTCATTGGCGACTACCTTATCAACCATAGCTCTGGTGACAATCCGATATTCATCGATTCTGATAACAACGCTGGCGGCAAACGCGATTGGTATAATTGGCGTTCAGAAAACCCAGGCTGGCTAAACTGGTCAAACTCCCCATCTTGGCATGAGGGGCGCTATGGCTACTACTACGGCATATTCCAATCCAATATGCCAGATTTTAATTTCGACAATCCAGATGTGGTTGAATTTCATTACAACAACCTACGTTATTGGCTGAACGCAGGTATGGATGGTTTTCGTTTTGATGCCACCACTCACCTTGTCGAAAACGGCCCGACTCAATGGGCTGGTCAGCCGGAAAATGCAGCCATTATGTACGGCATTCAACAGGTTGTTATGCAAGATTACAGCAACCGCTTCATGATATGCGAAGATTCTTCTTCCTCGGTCGCCGCCGCTCAAAGCGATTTTTGTGGTTCGGCTTTCGCGTTTTACTTGAACTATTCGATCATGCAGGGCGTGAACTCGGGCTCTACAGACAACACCGACATCGTCGACTGGTTACATAACGATACCCTGAGTAGTATGGGACTCTTGCTAGCCAATCATGACTCTTTTGCTGGCATGCGGGTATACGAGCAGTTTTCCGGAGATCTGGCTAAATATCGCTTAGCCTCTGCTACCTTACTTACCCTACCCGGCCAGCCCTTCGTATATTATGGGGAAGAAATTGGCATGGGTCATACCAGCAACAGCGGCGGGGATTACTTGTTACGCGCACCGATGAGTTGGACTGCCGATGGTGGATTTACCAGCGGTACACCTTATCGAGCAATTGCTCATAACGCCGCACAATTTAACGTAGCGAGTCAAGTGGCTGATACAGATTCTCTTTACCACCACTACAAAAGGCTGATCCAACTACGCAACACTACGCCAGCCTTGCGTGAAGGGGATATTGAAGTATTGCATGAGGGAGAAGTATTGGCTTACCGCAGAAGTTTAGGCGATGAGCATGTCTTGGTGGTGCTCAACTACAGCAACAACGTACAAAACCCTAGCATTCCCTTAGGTTTGCTCTCAGCTCAACTTAATCCTCTCGCCGATTTTGGTGCTTCATCGGTCACTAGCGATAGCAATGGCGATTTAAACCTAAATCTGTCGGGCCAAGAGATCCGTATTTACCAGTATTAA
- a CDS encoding CPXCG motif-containing cysteine-rich protein, whose product MKDYIEKMITCPTCGHHTPIQMDASNGDQDFYEDCRACCSPIHCRLHIDEANDKLVAFVDADDEQFF is encoded by the coding sequence ATGAAAGACTATATCGAAAAAATGATTACGTGCCCCACTTGCGGTCATCATACCCCCATTCAAATGGATGCGAGCAATGGCGACCAAGATTTTTATGAAGACTGCCGAGCTTGCTGCAGCCCGATACACTGTCGGCTACATATCGATGAAGCCAATGACAAACTAGTGGCCTTTGTCGACGCTGACGACGAACAGTTTTTTTAA